The Oscillatoria salina IIICB1 genome contains the following window.
TTCATTTAAACTTAAGTTATTCATTTAAACTTACGTCATCCTGAGCGAAGCGAAGGATGACATTTTTCCACATTATCGTCTTCTAAGTATACTATCTTTGGACGTAACTTGGGATAATCTTTTAAATTATTATGATTAATTTATCAGTTTAAAATATTTAGTTGGATGCGAATATTTTATTTACTAAATTATCAATAACTGACCAAATTTAAAATTATCAAATAGACTTATTTTTAATTATTATAAGCAAATTAGAAACAAAAAGTATTTAGGGTTATACGGCTATCTTCTTTCCTGATAATCATTACAAAAAGCATTTGATTTTGTCCGAATCTCTTATTTGCTAAATTATCAATAACTAACTAAATTTAAAATTACTAATTCTTTTTTCTAACCAGATGATAACCGAATATTTTCTTCTAAAAAAATTGCTAATTCCGCCTTACTTATTGCTCCAGTAGCTACTTGAATAACCAAATTATAAGCATCTCCCGAAGCAAGATTAAGAGAATAACCATTTAAACCCAAAAAAACAACCATAACCGCAAAAGCAGTACGCTTATTTCCATCAACAAAAGGATGATTTTTCGCCAAATGAAACAAATAAGCCGCAGCTTGTTCGTGAATAGTTGGATGTAAAAGTTCGCCGAAAAAACTAGCTCGAGGTTGAGCAAGTGCAGACACTAATAAACCTTCATCTCTAATCCCCGCAGTACCACCAAATATTTCAATTTGTTCTAAATGAATAGTGATAGCTAAAGAACGAGAAACAAAATTAGGATTCTGCAAGACGACGATAAACCTCTTCCCAGTGTTTTTCCGTAGCCAAATAAACTCTTAATCCTTCAAAATCATCGGCTGTAAGTTTTATACCCAAATTTGCCATTTTCTCTTTAATTAAATAAATACGCTCTTGAGTATTTTCACCAGACAAATTCATCAAATCCTCCTCATTTGTCATCTTTTCAGAATCAGACAAAGGAAAATCTTCTCGCGATCGCGATTCCATCATCATCAATACGATAAACTAACTTCAGAAAATTATAACGAAATCAAACCCATCTTAGCGCCTCCCTTAGCGCCTACTCGAAACGAGAACGGCTAACGCCGAATGCGCCTACTCTGCGAGAACGGCTCCGCCGAATGCGCGAGACAAAAAAACAATCAGCCGCCACTAATCTTAACCTTATAACCCAACTTAGTTAAAATATCGAGAATTTTCTGCTTATGTTCCCCTTGAATTTCAATAGTATTTTCCTTAACAGTACCGCCACTACCACACTGAGTTTTTAACTGTTTAACCAATTTAGCCAAAGTTTCCGGCTTACTTTGAAAACCCGTAACCACAGTAACAACTTTACCTTTACGTCCAGACTTAGTAGCTTGAACCCGCAAATCTTGTTGATTTGGTGGCAATTCGGGAACTGCTCTCTCAAAAGCAGCAGAATTATCTGGAGTACCGAATTCTTGGTAAACCGCCCGGTTTTTCTTATTTTGGTTAGAGTTACGCTTTGCAGACATAATTAACTATCTAATCGGCTAATCGCTGGTTTTTATCCGAAGACAACCTCAAATTCTATAATAGAGACTTGTTAGTAATATTTGACTCTAACCGTGACCAAAACTCCCATTTCTCCATCTACTCAAACCCAACAACCAGACACTTTCGGACGCTTTGGTGTCTTTGGCGGTAAATACGTCCCCGAAACGCTAATGCCTGCTCTAAGCGAGTTAGAAGCAGCTTATGCTCAATATTGTAACGATCGCGATTTCCAGGCGGAATTACAAGGGCTACTTGCCGATTATGTGGGACGACCTAGCCCATTATATTTCGCCGAACGTCTCTCGGCTCACTACGCGCAACCTGATGGGACAACGCCACAAATTTATCTCAAGCGCGAAGATTTAAACCACACTGGCGCTCATAAAATTAATAATGCCTTGGCTCAAGTTCTCCTGGCGAAGCGGATGGGTAAACAGCGTATTATTGCGGAAACAGGCGCAGGTCAACATGGAGTAGCGACGGCAACAGTTTGCGCTCGTTTTGGTTTAGAATGCGTAATCTATATGGGCGTACATGATATGGAACGCCAAGCTTTAAATGTGTTTCGGATGCGATTGATGGGCGCAACGGTTCAGCCTGTGGAAGCGGGAACTGGTACGCTGAAAGATGCTACTTCTGAAGCAATTCGCGATTGGGTGACGAATGTGGAAAATACTCACTATATTCTCGGTTCGGTAGCTGGACCTCATCCTTATCCGCAGATTGTGCGCGATTTTCAAGCAATAATTGGTGTGGAAACTCGCCAGCAATGTCAAGAAAAGTGGGGCGGTTTACCTGATATTCTTCTTGCTTGCGTTGGTGGTGGTTCTAATGCGATGGGTTTGTTTCACGAGTTTGTGAAGGACTCTGGGGTACGGATGATTGGTGTTGAAGCCGCAGGTGAGGGTGCGGAGACTGATAAACACGCGGCGACGTTAACTAAAGGTCGTCCGGGGGTTTTGCACGGGGCGATGAGCTATTTGTTGCAAGATGAAGAAGGTCAACCCATAGAAGCGCATTCAATTAGTGCTGGCTTGGATTATCCGGGGGTTGGACCAGAACATAGTTATCTTAAAGATAGTGGTCGGGCAGAGTATTACAGTGTAACTGATTCTGAGGCGATCGCCGCTTTACAATTACTCTCTGAGTTGGAAGGAATTATTCCGGCTTTGGAAACTGCTCATGCTCTTGCTTATCTGGAAAAACTGTGTCCTCAACTAAGTGGCAGTCCAAAAATTGTCCTTAATTGTTCCGGAAGGGGGGATAAGGATGTGCAGACTGTGGCTAAGTACCTCGAATCTCAACAACAATAATGGTCAAAAGGTTTACATTTCTCGGTATAACTGTGCTTGTCGGTGGGTTGGCTGGCTGTAGTTCTTACGAACAAGTTTCGTCAGTTCCTTCACCGAATTCTGCTCCTGCTACTCCCACAACGACGCAAAGCGCTGCGGTGGGTTCTTTAAGCGCTTTGGAGCAAGCAATTCATCAGCAGGTGAATCAATATCGGATCTCGAAAGGTTTACCTGCTTTAGAGTTAGATGCTCGTATTAGCGAACAATCTCGCTTGCATAGTGAAGCAATGGCGCAGGGTAAGGTTCCTTTTTCTCATCAAGGCTTTGAAGGACGGGTAAAAGCTGTGGAAAGAGCAATTCCTTATCGTGCTGCGGCGGAAAATGTCGCTTATAACCAAGGTTATCAAGATCCGGCGACTCAGGCTGTGCAGGGTTGGATACAAAGCGACGGACATCGGAAAAATATGGAAGGAGATTTCGATGTCAGTGGTATTGGAGTGGCGCAGAATGCTCGGGGGGAATATTATTTCACTCAGGTGTTTATTAAACGGCGATAGGTCTTTTTGAGGATGGAATTAGAAAACTTTCAGGTGTGCGATCGCGATCTTGATGATACTACTCTTTCGCTTTATCTCGAAGCTGATGCTTTGGCAGTGGATACCGAAACAATGGGTTTAAATCCCCTGCGCGATCGCCTTTGTTTAATTCAGATTTGCGATCCTACAGGTTATGTTACCGCAATCCGTGTCGCTAAAGGACAAAACAGCGCCCCTAATTTACATAAGCTGATGGAAGTAGAAAATATTACGAAAGTCTTCCATTTTGCTCGTTTTGACCTCGCCCAACTTCAGCATACTTTGGGGATTTTGACAACCCCAGTTTTTTGTACTAAAATTGCCAGTAAACTGGCTCGAACCTACACTGCTAGTCACGGTTTGAAGGCTTTGGTACAAGAATTAACCGCCGTGGAATTAGATAAAACTTCCCAAAGTTCAGATTGGGGCAATGCGGCTAACCTTTCGGAGGCACAATTGAGTTATGCTGCTAATGATGTTCGTTACTTGTTGGAGATACAGCAAAAACTGACGGTAATGCTCAAGCGAGAGGGACGTTGGGAATTAGCGCAAAAATGTATGCAGTCTCTACCCATTTTTGTCGAGTTAGATTTGCTGCAATTCAAAGATATTTTTGAACATTGAAAATTATTGTTGAGAAAGACGTTTGACGTTTTTATCTCTCAACAAGCGATCGCACTCGGCTAAATATTCTGGTATTCTTTCAGCATGGGGACTGTTCGCGAGACATTCACTTAAATCTAGTTTCTCTAGGTTATCTGCTTTTTGTCCCGGAAACCAATGTCCGCCGTTACCAAGCATATTGTAGCGGGCTTTGCCGTATTCGAGCATGTCGTAGGCTAAGGCTAGGTTTCTCAGCCACAAAATTGTCGGAATATTGACGTTTCCTGGGGTTTCTTCGGGGGAAGGTAAACCTTGCTGCCAAGTATGATACCAATTTTCGCCGAGAGTGGCGATCGCCGTTTCTTCCAATCTCTCTAAAATTGCTGGTAAGATTTCTTCGGCTTTGTTTAATAATGGCAAAACTTTTAAATGTTCGTCAAAATCTGCTGGTTTTGCTGCACCTAAACTTAGGGTATGCACTTGCGGATGACTCAGACAAAATAAGTCATTGAATACCATCGGACTCAGTGGTTTACACAATTCTACCAACTTTTCGGGCGGATTATAAAGATGTCCGCCTTTGTCGGAAGGACTAATAATAAATACTCCCATATCATGACGGTTTGCTGCTTCAATTGCCGCCCAATTATTTTGGAAAATATAATACCAATGTAGATTAACATAATCGAATTCATTTGTCGAAATTGTCTTAACAATTACGTCTGTTGCTCCGTGAGTCGAAAAGCCCACAAAGCGAACTTTTCCTTCTCTCTGTAACTGTCTTACTACTTCCATACAGCCACCAGGTTTAACTGTATAATCTAATAATTCCGCCGTATTAATTCCATGAATTCCGAGTAAATCAATATAGTCGAGTTTCAGTAAATTGAAAGACTTGTCAAAGGTTTGGCGAAACTTTTTCGGGTCTTCATTAGGAGCAATTTTTGTTTGAATAATCAACTTTTCTCTCGCAAAATGAGGCAAAATTCTCCCTAATTGTAACTCAGAAGTTCCATAACCTCTAGCTGTTTCAATGTGATTAATTCCTACCTCTAAAGCGCGATTAATTGTCGCTTCTAAATTACGCTGATTTTTCTGAGGAATTGTCCAGCGAGGGACATCCTTCCATTTAAACTGATAGCGCATTCCCCCACAAGAGAAAACAGGTATTTGTAATTCTGTGCGACCAAATCTGCGATATTCCATTATTATACTCTGTTACTCAGGTTAATATTACTAAGCTATGTTAGCAAACTCTTTAGATAATTTAGCGCGATCGCTGCGGACTCAGCAACTTATATTATCATTCTCCCCTTTTTTAACAGTAGGGGACAACCTCTCCCCCAACCTCTCTCCTTTTAGTAGAGGGGAAATTTTTGATAATTATTGATAGCTGAAAAATCTTAATTTCTCCACCTTCGCTAGTAGGGAAGGGGGTTGGGGGGATTAGGTTAAGTAATTCTCAGGAGCGGTTGTCTAAAGCGGAGTCAGATAACTTGAAAAAACAACCTCTCTCCTTTTAGTAGAGGGGAAATTTTTGATAATTATTGATAGCTGAAAAACTTTAATTTCTCCACCTTCGCTAGTAGGGAAGGGGGTTGGGGGTTAGGTTAAGTAATTCTCAGGAGCGGTTGTCTAAAGCGGAGTCAGATAACTTGAAAAAACAACCTCTCTCCTTTTAGTAGAGGGGAGAATTTTGATAATTATTGATAGCTGAAAAATCTTAATTTCTCCACCTTCGCTAGTAGGGAAGGGGGTTGGGGATTAGGTTAAGTAATTCTCAGGAGCGGTTGTTTAAAGCAGAGTCAGATAACTTGAAAAACCCACCTCTCTCCTTTTAGGAGAGGGGAAAATTTTGATAATTATTGATAGCTGAAAAACTTTAATTTCTCCACCTTCGCTAGTAGGGAAGGGGGTTGGGGATTAGGTTAAGTAATTCTCAGGAGCGGTTGTTTAAAGCAGAGTCAGATAATTATTTTTTCTCGCGCATTCGGCGAAGCCGTTCTCGCTTCTCCTACGGAGACGCTACGCGAACGAGTAGACGCAAAGACGGCAAAAACGAAGTTGGTTTTTAATTTTTGGTGGTGTTACTGATACCTATGGCTTGAGAAATTGAATCTAGATTATGCTTTTCTAGTTGCTGTAATAAGCCAGACAAAATGCGTTTTACTATCCAGGGACCTTCGTAAACTAAACCTGTGTAAATTTGGACTAAACTTGCACCAGCAGCAATTTTTTCCCAAGCATCTTCGGGGGTAAAAATGCCGCCTACGCCAATTATAGGTAACTTTCCGTTAGTTTGTTGGAAAATAAAGCGAATAACTTCTGTGGAGCGTTTTTGTAAAGGTAAACCGCTAATTCCACCTGCTTCTTCGGTGACAGGTTTTCCAGTTTTGGTAATAATTTGAGTTTGCAAGATATCGCGGCGAATAGTCGTATTTGTAGCAATAATTCCTGCTAAATTATAAACTTGGGCGAGGTCAATTACATCGGCGATCGCTTCCCACTCCAAATCGGGGGCAATCTTGACAAGAATCGGTTTTTGTGCTTGATTTTCTTGTTGGAGAGTATCGAGAATCAGACGTAACTGAGCGGGATCTTGGAGCGATCGCAACCCTGGAGTATTCGGCGAACTCACATTAACCACAAAGTAGTCGCCGAAATTTTGGAGAAGCTGAAAACTTTCGCGATAATCATTCGCAGCATCCCCTAGAGGTGTTACCTTAGACTTACCGAGGTTAATTCCCCAAGGTAAATGGGCAGAATCTCGCTGACTTAAACTCTCAGCCAGAGCCGAGCTACCTTGATTGTTAAACCCCATGCGATTGAGTACCGCTTTGTCTTCTAGCAAGCGAAACAAGCGCGGACGGGGATTTCCTGGTTGAGGATGCCATGTCACCGTCCCTAATTCAGCAAAACCAAAGCCTAAAGACCCCCAAATACCAGCAGCTACGCCATCCTTATCAAATCCGGCTGCAAGTCCCATAGGATTAGGGAAATTAATTCCCCACACAGTTTGTTCCAAACGGCGATCGCTCACACAACAAGATTGCTCTAACTGACTTAGCAGCAAACTGGTTCCAGGACTTTTTTTAGTTCTTTCCAGCCAGCTTAACAAACGCAAACTATTGTGATGTAACCATTCCGGATCTGCCTTCAAACCAGAAAACAAGATCGGACGAATTGTAGCTTGGTAAATATCCACAGGAGTTAAGGGGGTGAGACTCAACAGGCAAAAAAAGACTTCTTGCTCGATAATACAAGCAAACGTATTGTTGATTATTGATTATTTCCGTTAGTGAAACCAACAACTTGCTAGATTAATTAACTAGAGACGACAAACAACGAAAATGGGTCAGCAACTACCCCCAACCGAGGAAAACAGACTTGTTGCTTTAGCACGGGTTTTACAAATCTTACGCGAGGAAGACAATGCCTCTGTTTTAATTGAAACTACCCTAGATTACCTTTCGGCAGAGTTTGACTATCGTTTAATTTGGATCGGTCTTTACGATCGCCTGGAACATCGTTTAGTAGGTAAAGGTGGAAAAGCACCGAATGGAGAAACTAGCTTTCTCAAGAAAAATTTTCTCCTCACTCCTGGTGATTTACTCGAACAAGTAGTAATTCAGCAACGTCCAGTCAGCGTTTCCGATCTCCGGGAAGAAACACGCGCCGGAGAATGGCGACGAGCGGCGTTACAATTTGAAGTTGAAGGAGCCTTGTTATTTCCTTTGCGCTGCAAAGACCGTTGTTTTGGTTTAGTTTTGTTAGGTTCTCACCTGTGGGGTGTGTCTCCTGCTCCTGGCGAACGTGCCGAACTTTCGCTACTATTCGGTAGTTTGGCGACTGCTCTTTACCAAATTGAATTAGAATGGCAGCGATCGGCAACTAAACGTCCCGACCAAACTTTTTTCCAGTTATTTGATGAGTTACAGCAAAAATTAACCCTCTCGAAACGTTTAGAAACTATTGTCAATCTGACTCAGCAATTTATCATCCCGACACGCACAAATATTTACTGGTATTCTCCCCAAAGACGTTATTTTTGGCATCGAGTAACTAATCAGCAAATGATTCGCGGGGTAAGCGATTTGCGCAATAGCGCCCCTGGGATTACTGTGGCTGAAGCAGAAGATTTTTATCAAATGTTAGTCGCAGATCGTTTAGTCGCGATCGGTTCGGGAAGAAGTCCTCTGCGGGCTGAAAGTACCGGACAATTGCTTTCTCGACTTCATGCTCGTTCTTTGCTGGCTGCACCAATTATCGTTCAAGATGAATTAGCAGGTTTTTTGGCTGTAGAAGACCAAGAAGCAAGAATTTGGGAAGGTGCAGAGAAAAATTATGTCCGTGCAGTTGCTCAAATTGCGGCTTTGGTTGCGGGAAATGAAGATTTAGAAACGAGGTTTGAACAATCTCGTAGTAATACTAATTTAGTGGCGCAAGTAGCAGAAGTTTTGGCGAGTAATACTGATGCCAAAAATGCTCTTAGTACCGTCGGTCAGTTGGTTTGTAAGCGCTTTGAAGTTCCTGGTTTTTTAGTGCTCAATGCCGATCGCGATGATACCTACACTTTACTTTATCAGTATCCGTCACTGAATCAGCGATCGCTGACTATTCCCATACCCATTCTCGAAGACGAAGAATGGCAGCAAATGAAGCCCGATGGTGGTTTAATTGCGATTGAAAACCTCGAAGAAAGCGAACATTTCAGCAATTGGAGTAAAGCTTTAAGTCAATTAGGAGCGCGATCGCTACTTTTACATCCTATTCAAAATGGGGACGCAAAAGGAATGTTATTAATTACCCATAATGCTCCTCGTACTTGGAATTCCACCGAACGTTTGTTAGCTACGGTAGTAGCAGGACAAATTGGTTGGCTACTCAAGCTGGTTAAACTCAAAAATAACACCATAGCTTTATCTTCACAACAACAAACCTTGCAAACTGGGCTGACTCAACTTTGGGAAGCTAACAGCGATCGCGTTTGGTTGGAATATTTAGCTAATTTACTCACTGCTCCTTTTGCTTTACTTTTAAGTTGGCAAAAAGTTAGTAAACCTCAAGGAAAAATAACTGCATCGGTGGGAGCTTTACCATCTGTAGATAATTTAACTATTGCGGTGGAAGGCGATCCTTTACTGCAAGCTGCACTTGCATCCTCCAACTTTTATGATTGTTCTTTAGCGGGACTTAACCCCATTAGTAAAAAATGGTTAAATTATCCTCAACAGGCGAAAGCTTACTTATTTCCCGTACGTACTTATTTCCATGAAACTGCAATGGGAATGTTTGTTTTTGCTTTTCCTGATGGTAGTCAATTTCCCACTCATCTGGGAGAAATAGCTACTATTTTAATGCGTCAATTTGCTTGGTATCGCCGCAACCAACAACAAACTGCAACTTTTCTCAAAGGTAGACGAGATAACCAAACTCTTAATTGGTACAAACATCGTTGCTTAGAATTTTTACATCAAGCTGTCGCTAATTGGTTAGCTCTTAGCGAAACCGAGCCTCAAGGGAATAAAATTGAAATTGGCGGTCAATCTTTACAACAAACACGACAACAACAAAAGCTGCGTGAGTTAGAAGATATCGAAGCCACACTCACCAGTGTTATAGCTGAAGAAGATTGGCAACTAAAAGGTAGTTTAGGAGTTGTCTCCGTACCTAGTTTACTCAAGCGATCGCTGCGTTTGGTTGAAACTAGCTACCAAAAACGTAATTTACTTACTCGCATTCATAACGCTGGTGGTTTAACTGTTTACAGCGATCGCTTTAAACTCGAATGTGTCTTATTTGAATTACTCTTAGTTGCTCAATCTCGCGCTCCTGAAGGTAGCGAAATTGAATTTTGGTGTCGCACCCTCCCCGCTCACATTGAAGTGTTACTTGTGGAAACTTGGGAGGTTCAACCGACAAACAAATCTGCTGCTAAATTACCTTGGGAAATTCCTGCTGATTCTTTTACACCTACTAACATAAATTTGAAAGTTTGTCAACGTATAATCCAAGCTTTAGGTAGCAAACTTCGTTTCCACAAACTTCAAGACGGTCGTTATTTAACTCGTTTAATTTTACCCACTCCTAGGAAGTGATTAGGAATTGGATTGGGAAGAGGGGGGTTTCAGTGAACAGTGACCAGTTATCAGTGAACAGTTATCAGTCCCCAGTCCCCAGTCACCAGTCCCCAGTCACCAGTCCCCAGTCACCAGTCCCCAGTCCCCAAATTAAACCGCTTGTGCGGGAACTTGAGGTTGGAATTGGAACAACGAATAAACCACATTCCGGCGAATATCGATCATCATTTCCAGGAACATTTCATAACCTTCCTGCTTATACTCAATCAGAGGATCTTTTTGTCCGTAACCGCGTAAACCAATCGACTCGCGCAAAGCATCCATTGCTTGTAAATGTTCTCGCCAAAGAGTATCAATTTGCTGCAAAATAAAGAAACGTTCAGCTTGACGCATCAATCCTGGTTGAATTTTGTCAACCTGATTTTCCTTAATATCATAGGCATTGTGAACTTGTTCGTGGAGGAAAGTCTTAATTTCACTTACCGTCATATCCTCCAACTGTTTTACTTGCAAATCTTCCAGCAAGTAAACAAACTCTTTCACCTTACTAATTAACTCATCCAACTTCCATTCTTCAGGAGGTAACTCCGGGTTAACATAAGCATCAACAATGTCATCCATTGTTTTCTCTGCATATTGAAGAACTTGCTCTTTCAAATCAAGCCCTTCCAAGACCCGACGACGTTCAGCATAAATAGCTCGTCGTTGGTTATTCATCACCTCATCATACTCAAATACTTGCTTACGAGTATCGTAGTAGAAAGTTTCGACCTTTTTCTGTGCTCCTTCGAGAGAACGAGTCAACATTTTCGACTCAATCGGCATATCTTCCTCAACGCGGAAAGCATTCATCAAACCTGCGACGCGATCGCCACCGAAAATTCGTAGTAAATTATCTTCTAAACTGAGGAAAAACTTCGTCGAACCAGGGTCGCCTTGTCGTCCCGCGCGACCGCGCAACTGATTGTCAATACGACGAGACTCGTGACGTTCCGTACCAATCACGTGCAAACCGCCTAACTCAATTACCTCCTCATGTTCTCTTTCCGTAAATTCTTCGTACTTGTGCAAAATTGCTTTATAGACATCGCGTAACTTTTGCACCACCTGGTCATTAGTAGGAGCATTTTCCGACGCGATCGCCAATTTCTCTTCTGCCTCTAATTCTGATAAACTTTGCTCGCCATAAGTTTGCTCCGCAAACTTCACCGCATCTTTCAGCATTTGCTCAGTTTCCGCAGACAACTGAGTCGGATAAATTTCTTGCGAAGCTTTCCAAGTTTTCAGCTTCGTTTTCGTCCCACCAGCAAAACCCTGTGGTTTGGGGGAACGTCCACCACCACCTGCGGGAACGCTAGCCACCAGCCCTTCATCTTCCTCTGGTTTCACCACCTTCGGCATAAAGTATTCCCGAACCTTCAGCCTTGCCATATACTCAGCATTACCACCGAGAATAATATCCGTTCCTCGTCCCGCCATATTAGTAGCAATGGTAACAGCACCCTTTCGACCCGCTTGAGCGACAATTTCTGATTCTCGTTCCACATTCTCCGGTCGAGCATTCAGCAAATTATGGGGAATTTCCAATTCATTAAGCAAATCAGAGAGTACCTCCGACTTTTCTACCGAAGTAGTACCCACCAAAATCGGACGACCCTGATTATGCAATTCCGCACACTCTAGTGCAACTGCTTTCCATTTTGCTTCTTCAGTTTTGTACACCACATCCGACATATCGTAGCGTTTAGAAGGTTTATTCGTCGGAATAATCGTGACTTGAAGTTTATAAATTTTCTCAAATTCCGCTTCTTCAGTTTTCGCCGTTCCCGTCATCCCTGCCAATTTAGGATACAGCAAGAAAAAGTTTTGATAGGTAATCGTCGCCAAAGTTTGAGTTTCGTTTTGAATATCCACATCTTCTTTAGCTTCAATGGCTTGGTGTAAACCATCACTCCAGCGTCTTCCCGGCAAAACCCGCCCGGTAAACTCATCGACAATTACGACTTCACGTTTGCGGACAATGTAATTCGTATCTTTAATAAATAGTTCCTTTGCCTTAATAGCATTAAAAATATAATGCGCCCAAGGGTCTTCTGGATCGTATAAATCCTTTACCTGTAGCAACTCTTCCGCATGAGCAAAGCCTTCATCAGTCATCAAAACATTACGAGCTTTTTCGTCAACCTCGTAATCGCCGCGAATTTGTCCAT
Protein-coding sequences here:
- the secA gene encoding preprotein translocase subunit SecA, whose translation is MLKKLFGDPNARKLKKFQPLVADINVLEDDIKELSDEQLTGKTAEFREKLAQVKTDEEEAEILEEILPEAFAVVREASRRVLGMRHFDVQLQGGIVLHKGQIAEMKTGEGKTLVSTLPAYLNALSGKGVHIVTVNDYLARRDAEWMGQVHRFLGLTVGLIQSGMTPPERKQNYACDITYATNSELGFDYLRDNMATSMDEVVQRPFNYCIIDEVDSVLIDEARTPLIISGQVERPTEKYKRAAYIASQLKPQAEDENGQIRGDYEVDEKARNVLMTDEGFAHAEELLQVKDLYDPEDPWAHYIFNAIKAKELFIKDTNYIVRKREVVIVDEFTGRVLPGRRWSDGLHQAIEAKEDVDIQNETQTLATITYQNFFLLYPKLAGMTGTAKTEEAEFEKIYKLQVTIIPTNKPSKRYDMSDVVYKTEEAKWKAVALECAELHNQGRPILVGTTSVEKSEVLSDLLNELEIPHNLLNARPENVERESEIVAQAGRKGAVTIATNMAGRGTDIILGGNAEYMARLKVREYFMPKVVKPEEDEGLVASVPAGGGGRSPKPQGFAGGTKTKLKTWKASQEIYPTQLSAETEQMLKDAVKFAEQTYGEQSLSELEAEEKLAIASENAPTNDQVVQKLRDVYKAILHKYEEFTEREHEEVIELGGLHVIGTERHESRRIDNQLRGRAGRQGDPGSTKFFLSLEDNLLRIFGGDRVAGLMNAFRVEEDMPIESKMLTRSLEGAQKKVETFYYDTRKQVFEYDEVMNNQRRAIYAERRRVLEGLDLKEQVLQYAEKTMDDIVDAYVNPELPPEEWKLDELISKVKEFVYLLEDLQVKQLEDMTVSEIKTFLHEQVHNAYDIKENQVDKIQPGLMRQAERFFILQQIDTLWREHLQAMDALRESIGLRGYGQKDPLIEYKQEGYEMFLEMMIDIRRNVVYSLFQFQPQVPAQAV